A single window of Mugil cephalus isolate CIBA_MC_2020 chromosome 1, CIBA_Mcephalus_1.1, whole genome shotgun sequence DNA harbors:
- the LOC125014292 gene encoding E3 ubiquitin-protein ligase TRIM39-like: protein MSTHTDRNVASVPFEDQFRCCICLDMYIDPVSIPCGHNFCLDCIEGYWDTKDKPECPLCKEEFRTRPELRVNRGFSDIIEFFKKSMSPTPMQEEDVVEIPENWNQLSKAEEVPCGVCHGYKATSVKSCLVCQVSYCEIHLTPHLRDPALQRHRLTDPAIFTTSHLCRNHNKPLTLFCKHDHTPVCVKCTERDHKQHKIVPIEKESRRIKTNMRETNLDIQKMIQARLRKITEIKNSVNLSKKFTEKEIQNSSEMCAMLIAATEKQHAELVKEMEEKQQQAERRAEELLDELEQEINKLHIRSSELQHLELTQSPLHLLQSFPSLSRLPSTRAWSDVAVHSDNCTGTVRKAMSKLLDACQELAKKVSTEEADKLNQYAVDVTLDPDTASGWLFLSPDGKKVSLTCQKKKAPLPDIPQRFDSCVCVLGKQSFTSGRHYWVVQVGDKTDWDLGVARESINRKGAITVRPDSGYWAICRRKGGSLSACTGPSVTISLQETPQKVGIFLDYEERSVSFYNAEAKTHIYTHSDCTFSEPLHPYFNPCLQDNGKNVSPLIICPAERKVREDPNIIESAM, encoded by the exons atgtcaacacacacag ACAGAAATGTGGCCTCTGTGCCCTTTGAGGATCAGTTCCGGTGCTGCATCTGTCTGGACATGTACATCGACCCCGTCTCCATCCCATGCGGGCACAACTTCTGCCTGGACTGCATCGAAGGCTACTGGGACACGAAGGACAAGCCAGAGTGTCCGCTGTGCAAAGAGGAGTTTCGAACCCGTCCGGAGCTGAGGGTCAACCGAGGATTTTCTGACATCATCGAATTCTTTAAAAA GTCTATGTCGCCCACGCCAATGCAAGAGGAGGATGTTGTGGAAATCCCCGAAAACTGGAACCAACTTTCCAAAGCTGAAGAAGTCCCCTGTGGCGTCTGCCACGGGTACAAGGCGACATCGGTTAAGTCGTGCCTAGTGTGCCAAGTGTCCTACTGTGAAATCCACCTCACGCCTCACCTGAGGGATCCAGCACTGCAGAGGCACCGGCTCACGGATCCGGCCATCTTCACCACCAGTCACCTGTGCAGGAACCACAACAAGCCCCTGACCCTGTTCTGCAAGCATGATCACACGCCGGTGTGCGTCAAGTGCACAGAGAGGGACCATAAACAGCACAAGATCGTCCCCATTGAGAAGGAGAGCAGGAGGATCAAG ACAAATATGAGGGAGACAAATCTCGACATTCAGAAGATGATCCAGGCCAGACTGAGGAAAATAACGGAGATCAAAAACTCAGTGAATCTAAGCAAA AAATTCACAGAGAAAGAGATCCAGAACAGTTCTGAGATGTGTGCCATGCTGATAGCTGCCACTGAGAAACAGCATGCCGAGCTCgtcaaagagatggaggagaagcagcagcaagcTGAAAGGAGAGCCGAGGAGCTGCTGGacgagctggagcaggaaatcAACAAGCTGCACATAAGAAGCAGCGAGCTGCAGCACCTGGAGCTCACTCAGAGCCCTCTGCACCTCCTACAG AGTTTCCCTTCCCTGAGCAGGCTCCCATCCACCAGAGCGTGGTCTGACGTTGCAGTGCACTCAGATAACTGCACGGGGACGGTCAGGAAAGCCATGTCAAAGCTGCTGGATGCCTGCCAGGAACTAGCGAAAAAAGTGTCAACGGAAG AAGCAGACAAGCTCAATCAGTATGCAG TTGATGTCACTCTGGATCCTGATACCGCCTCAGGTTGGCTGTTCCTGTCTCCAGATGGAAAAAAG GTGAGCCTCACCTGCCAGAAGAAGAAGGCTCCACTCCCTGACATCCCTCAGCGGTTCGACTCCTGCGTCTGTGTCCTGGGGAAACAAAGCTTCACATCTGGACGACACTACTGGGTAGTTCAG gttgGAGATAAAACAGACTGGGATCTTGGTGTCGCTAGGGAGTCCATCAACAGAAAAGGTGCCATCACGGTGCGGCCTGACAGCGGCTACTGGGCAATCTGTCGGCGTAAAGGTGGCAGTCTGAGTGCCTGCACCGGCCCCTCTGTCACCATCAGCCTGCAGGAAACCCCTCAGAAAGTCGGCATATTCCTGGACTATGAGGAACGCTCAGTGTCCTTCTACAATGCAGAGGCAAAGACTCACATTTACACCCACAGTGATTGCACATTCAGTGAGCCTCTGCACCCATACTTTAACCCCTGTCTTCAAGACAATGGCAAAAATGTCTCCCCGCTGATAATCTGCCCTGCTGAAAGAAAGGTCAGGGAAGACCCGAACATAATTGAGTCGGCCATGTAA